A window of the Cannabis sativa cultivar Pink pepper isolate KNU-18-1 chromosome X, ASM2916894v1, whole genome shotgun sequence genome harbors these coding sequences:
- the LOC115725230 gene encoding GEM-like protein 1, whose amino-acid sequence MSKQQQPSDQPPPSHSTDYAPYPKLIPHDIGPPLQPETWASVTIAPEPQPQPQSNQESPSASPPPPPAAIHVEERAPISADAATSMPEESNPYVAPPAPPPASSAKNKMDSVKDVLGKWGKKAAEATKKAEDLAGNMWQHLKTGPSFADAAVGRIAQGTKVLAEGGYEKIFRQNFETVPEEQLRKTYACYLSTSAGPVMGILYLSTAKLAFCSDSPLSYKTGDQTEWSYYKVVIPFHQLKAVNPSASKVNPAEKYIQVISIDNHEFWFMGFVHYDSAVKNLRGLLQPGSL is encoded by the exons ATGAGTAAGCAACAGCAACCGTCCGATCAACCCCCTCCTTCTCATTCCACCGACTACGCTCCATACCCTAAGCTCATACCCCACGACATCGGTCCTCCTCTGCAGCCCGAGACATGGGCATCCGTTACAATTGCCCCCgaaccccaaccccaaccccaATCGAACCAAGAATCCCCTTCTGCTTCTCCTCCTCCACCACCGGCGGCGATCCACGTCGAAGAGCGGGCTCCGATCTCCGCCGATGCCGCCACCTCGATGCCGGAGGAGTCCAATCCCTACGTGGCCCCTCCTGCACCGCCGCCTGCCTCCTCCGCCAAGA ATAAGATGGATTCAGTGAAAGATGTTCTTGGGAAGTGGGGGAAGAAGGCTGCGGAAGCTACCAAGAAGGCTGAGGATCTTGCTGGGAATATGTGGCAACACT TGAAAACGGGTCCTAGTTTTGCTGATGCTGCTGTCGGAAGAATAGCTCAAGGAACAAAGGTGCTTGCAGAAGGTGGTTACGAAAAAATTTTCCGACAGAATTTTGAGACTGTCCCTGAGGAACAGCTTCGGAAGACTTATGCATGCTACCTATCCACTTCTGCTGGTCCGGTCATGGgaattttatatttgtcaacTGCAAAGCTTGCGTTTTGCAGTGACAGCCCACTTTCCTACAAAACTGGTGACCAGACTGAATGGAGCTATTATAAG GTGGTGATTCCATTTCATCAGCTTAAGGCAGTTAATCCATCTGCAAGCAAAGTCAACCCTGCTGAAAAATACATACAGGTTATATCTATTGACAACCATGAGTTTTGGTTTATGGGTTTTGTACACTATGACAGTGCTGTGAAAAATCTTAGAGGACTGTTGCAACCTGGCAGCTTGTGA
- the LOC133032281 gene encoding uncharacterized protein LOC133032281, which produces MAAYTGDSYPSDHLSRFNRVMTVMRVSNDVKCLCFPLTLSGSAEEWFKKLEPGSVDCWNKLQVSFRRQFVAARKINLEVSALTNIKQLPTETLKNFIKRFKEEASKTKKVDDGQQLTLLQAGIRTGTPFWNELQQERAANLQDFQKRVQKYINLEEAQIVAYGGYYPTGVAGYVLGVQLSRTLPLATPQMSDIQFSATPGYNQSQALAPASSHYGNPSGVSGQVPSHSALAASLTGPSQGSRSKRSSKGSNQTEDKRQKRGYTPQYTQYTELTNTQ; this is translated from the coding sequence atggcagcctACACTGGGGACTCATACCCCAGCGATCATTTGTCTCGGTTTAACCGAGTAATGACGGTTATGAGAGTCAGTAATGATGTCAAGTGCTTATGCTTTCCACTAACATTAAGCGGTTCCGCGGAGGAGTGGTTCAAAAAGTTGGAACCAGGATCTGTGGACTGCTGGAACAAATTGCAAGTTAGCTTCCGGAGACAGTTCGTCGCCGCAAGAAAGATTAATCTCGAAGTCAGTGccctgactaacatcaagcaactacccacaGAAACGTTGAAAAATTTTATAAAGAGGTTCAAGGAAGAAgcctcaaaaaccaagaaagttgatgacgggcAGCAACTTACGCTTCTTCAAGCCGGGATCCGTACAGGAACCCcgttctggaacgaattacaacAAGAAAGAGCTGCTAACCTCCAAgatttccagaagagagtccaaaagtaCATCAACTtggaagaggcccaaatagtggcctacgGAGGATACTACCCAACTGGAGTGGCAGGATATGTACTCGGGGTTCAACTCTCGAGAACCCTACCTTTAGCTACTCCACAAATGAGTGATATACAGTTCTCCGCTACTCCAGGATACAATCAAAGCCAAGCCTTGGCTCCCGCATCTTCGCATTACGGGAACCCCTCAGGGGTAAGCGGACAAGTCCCATCTCACTCCGCTCTTGCTGCAAGCCTAACCGGACCTTCTCAAGGCTCCCGGAGCAAGAGGTCCTCAAAAGGCAGCAACCAGACGGAGGACAAGCGCCAAAAAAGAGGGTATACTCCCCAAtatacccagtacacagagctgaCGAACACACAATAG